Proteins from one Paenibacillus amylolyticus genomic window:
- a CDS encoding extracellular solute-binding protein, protein MKTTWSMKSKMLTKGLAVLSMSALMVAILAACGDSSTPPTAEEAGKYEVTPGDPFSAYKDEISVTMGRVTTANPKLPAGDTYENNAYTRLVKDTFNAQITDQFEANGEDYSRQVSLAIASGELPDMMRVDSKDELKELVDNDLIEDLTAIYDQYATDNIKQIYDSYDGRALDNATIDGRLMGLPATSLDSAPTMVWVRQDWLDLLGIQLDADGDGAISLSEVEKTAQEFLERDPGQSGNPVGIPFVNTMNTTDYNGSAYTMLGVASTEGAFPQYWMNGDDGKIVYGSTTEETKQMLGIMAEWFKNGIIDPQFGTRTFDDITALYANGQSGIAFGPWHIPDWGLISAKQMDKNAKFSAYTLEDADGKVNVAHANPSNQFIVVRKGYEHPELAVKILNLFYDKLANDKDAATTMPEAAKYQETGVDGSTRPFNIEVNSATSLLDDYSDVVRGIKGEIGLDEVRTTESKNNIGSIKTYLSDMDTDNVTAWSKYHSRINGVGLIDKLTQENKFVWMTPAFSGTAPSMKQTWANLTKLEQESFIKIITGSEPLDYFDTFVNNWKKQGGDQVIQEIEDEIAAKQ, encoded by the coding sequence ATGAAAACAACATGGTCCATGAAAAGCAAAATGCTGACGAAAGGTCTGGCCGTACTGTCCATGTCAGCCTTGATGGTTGCAATCCTCGCGGCATGCGGAGACTCTTCCACTCCGCCGACTGCAGAGGAAGCAGGCAAGTATGAGGTAACGCCGGGAGATCCGTTCAGTGCCTATAAAGACGAAATTTCCGTAACCATGGGAAGGGTAACGACAGCCAATCCCAAACTGCCGGCCGGTGATACCTATGAAAACAACGCATATACTCGACTGGTCAAAGACACATTTAACGCTCAGATTACAGATCAATTTGAAGCCAATGGCGAAGATTATAGCCGCCAGGTTTCGCTCGCCATCGCATCCGGGGAATTGCCGGACATGATGCGTGTTGATTCCAAAGATGAACTGAAAGAGCTGGTGGATAACGATCTGATTGAGGATCTCACAGCCATATATGATCAATATGCTACGGACAATATCAAGCAGATATACGATTCCTATGATGGTCGAGCATTAGATAATGCAACGATTGATGGACGTTTGATGGGACTTCCGGCAACTTCTCTGGATTCCGCACCAACGATGGTTTGGGTCCGGCAAGATTGGCTGGATCTGCTGGGGATTCAACTTGATGCCGATGGAGACGGAGCCATTTCGCTGAGTGAAGTGGAGAAAACGGCACAGGAATTCCTGGAAAGAGACCCGGGCCAATCCGGGAACCCGGTAGGTATTCCATTTGTGAACACGATGAATACAACCGATTACAATGGCTCTGCTTATACGATGCTGGGTGTGGCCTCAACCGAGGGAGCTTTCCCGCAATATTGGATGAATGGTGACGACGGCAAAATCGTGTATGGTTCCACAACAGAAGAAACGAAGCAGATGCTGGGGATCATGGCCGAATGGTTCAAGAATGGTATCATTGACCCGCAATTTGGAACCCGCACGTTTGACGATATTACCGCACTCTACGCCAACGGCCAAAGCGGTATTGCTTTTGGACCATGGCATATCCCTGACTGGGGACTGATCAGTGCGAAACAGATGGACAAAAATGCGAAGTTCTCGGCTTATACGCTGGAAGATGCAGACGGCAAGGTCAACGTGGCGCATGCCAATCCATCCAATCAGTTTATCGTGGTGAGAAAGGGATATGAACACCCTGAACTGGCCGTTAAGATTCTTAACCTGTTCTACGATAAACTGGCCAATGATAAAGATGCCGCTACAACCATGCCGGAGGCTGCCAAGTACCAGGAGACTGGGGTAGACGGATCGACGAGACCTTTTAACATCGAAGTCAACTCGGCTACATCGCTGCTCGATGATTACTCTGATGTTGTTCGCGGGATCAAAGGAGAGATTGGTCTGGATGAGGTTCGAACAACCGAATCGAAAAACAATATCGGAAGCATCAAAACCTACTTGAGCGACATGGATACGGATAATGTAACAGCTTGGTCCAAATATCATTCACGAATCAATGGAGTTGGGCTGATCGACAAACTGACACAGGAAAACAAATTCGTATGGATGACACCTGCTTTCTCTGGCACTGCACCAAGCATGAAACAGACGTGGGCCAATCTGACGAAGTTAGAGCAGGAATCGTTTATCAAAATCATAACGGGCTCTGAACCTTTGGACTACTTCGATACATTCGTGAATAACTGGAAAAAACAAGGCGGTGATCAAGTCATTCAGGAAATTGAAGATGAGATCGCAGCCAAACAATAA
- a CDS encoding response regulator has translation MIKVLIVDDDKLVRKGISSAMPWNEFNMEVVGEASNGAKALDFLKTQPVDLMLTDLAMPVMSGIELMRAARQLYPELHIVVLTLHQDFDYIQEALRLGAIDYIAKVQLEKEQFEHVLQRIHTRMNGLTNTIRKMPSQNEINVHYENVYVLVSQDRKSEHTWPMEITAQDSEIRWEVERNSCMWAAHPSKENQLFHQLKASLDQVPHGTLLVLSDVQQRKWSQIKHWIMNYTDTSLFYAYNPNTPVINVSMNERNICSKEPQDEDMDRIKQSWFQTLWTHQESYYDQLIDQFISLRLHKGPLMGLLYSIVMEWNHLFAQTTLGRISMIHSFESWYEVEEWIKQTAASIRKADEQTSYSPEIIDAVKKAVMIVQHDMEQAYTASGLSQQLNISRSYFSQCFKDLMGKTFNEYSRFIRIEKSKEYLLNTNNTIFWIAERVGYTDEKYFSRIFRELTGLLPSEYRQQGRGI, from the coding sequence ATGATTAAGGTATTGATTGTAGATGATGATAAGCTGGTACGCAAAGGCATTAGCTCTGCGATGCCATGGAACGAGTTCAACATGGAGGTTGTAGGAGAGGCCAGCAACGGGGCGAAAGCACTGGATTTCTTGAAAACCCAGCCGGTCGATCTGATGCTGACGGATCTTGCGATGCCCGTCATGTCAGGGATTGAACTAATGCGTGCTGCGAGGCAGCTTTATCCCGAACTTCATATCGTTGTGTTAACCCTGCATCAGGATTTCGATTATATTCAGGAAGCGCTTAGGCTTGGAGCCATCGACTATATAGCCAAAGTCCAGCTGGAGAAAGAGCAATTCGAACATGTCCTGCAACGGATACATACCCGAATGAACGGGTTGACGAACACGATCCGAAAGATGCCTTCACAGAATGAAATCAATGTGCATTATGAAAATGTGTATGTACTTGTTTCACAGGATCGCAAATCAGAGCATACGTGGCCGATGGAGATAACTGCGCAGGACAGTGAGATCAGGTGGGAGGTTGAACGTAATAGCTGCATGTGGGCTGCCCACCCGTCCAAAGAGAATCAACTATTCCATCAATTGAAGGCGTCCCTGGATCAAGTTCCCCATGGTACATTGTTGGTATTGTCTGATGTACAACAGCGCAAGTGGTCGCAAATTAAACACTGGATTATGAATTATACAGATACTTCTTTATTCTATGCTTACAACCCCAATACCCCAGTCATTAATGTTTCAATGAATGAGAGGAACATATGTTCAAAAGAACCGCAGGATGAAGATATGGATCGGATTAAGCAAAGCTGGTTCCAGACACTATGGACCCACCAGGAGAGTTACTATGACCAGCTTATTGACCAGTTTATATCATTACGATTACATAAAGGTCCCTTGATGGGACTGCTGTACTCCATCGTGATGGAATGGAACCATCTTTTTGCCCAAACCACGCTTGGAAGAATCTCCATGATTCATTCTTTCGAATCCTGGTACGAGGTTGAGGAATGGATTAAACAGACTGCTGCAAGCATTCGAAAGGCAGATGAACAAACGTCGTATTCGCCGGAAATCATTGATGCGGTAAAAAAAGCTGTGATGATCGTGCAGCATGATATGGAACAAGCCTATACAGCTTCAGGTCTCTCCCAACAACTCAATATCAGCCGAAGTTATTTCAGTCAATGTTTCAAAGATCTAATGGGGAAAACCTTTAATGAATACTCCCGGTTCATCCGGATCGAGAAGTCCAAAGAGTATTTGCTCAATACGAACAACACCATCTTCTGGATTGCGGAGCGAGTGGGTTATACAGATGAGAAATATTTTAGCCGGATTTTTCGCGAGCTGACAGGTCTTCTTCCAAGCGAGTATCGGCAGCAAGGCAGAGGAATTTAA